The Montipora capricornis isolate CH-2021 chromosome 6, ASM3666992v2, whole genome shotgun sequence genome has a window encoding:
- the LOC138054003 gene encoding uncharacterized protein, whose protein sequence is MCPCFNPNTVSINELQWINIDGSVVDSAQGMANNAHISDDDIAQVSQGDVLADMSRLVFRDPDHFRAGELYRHASRWNTLLDDLNDKRFSEVRDWINNGVDVTKLFRPFKGLAKSQLTPQKQVPYLGFVIDSELQAFTLMPLKKEKFLRLVKETLPRDTLDLLTLQRLSGKCMSLSLAVPGARLYVNEINLAVSRATRSSRPVKMSPALRNEIEHWLFLESWDGFLRWQSKKHTHVRLFSDASHFAWGGALSPNAIKANVRDHWDASTIQADIATKETLALNNVLESFAETIKNSWVDTFVDNMVLIRSWNRQGSRSQSISGALKKLFHTTTKLNIDLHLTFVPSSQNQADSPSRCLSLQDAKLCPSLWMVVQELYGGQNGHSLDLMARPSNAQYDLSGAKLPFFSENLLPGSLGVNMFAQSPDLYHLSVFKNPYVFPPICLILHDIKYMRSLRLSYTIVVPDVCPRRFWWPLLASSCSSRYLLAVAGTVGALLTPSKNGFSNNWPIPWDFWVFRL, encoded by the exons ATGTGTCCTTGTTTCAATCCCAACACGGTTAGCATTAATGAATTGCAGTGGATAAACATCGACGGATCTGTTGTTGATAGCGCCCAGGGGATGGCGAATAATGCCCATATCTCTGATGACGATATCGCCCAAGTCTCGCAAGGAGATGTATTGGCGGATATGTCTCGCCTTGTTTTCCGAGATCCAGATCATTTCCGGGCGGGGGAACTTTATCGCCATGCGTCACGATGGAATACCTTGTTAGATGACCTCAATGACAAGCGCTTCTCTGAAGTCCGTGACTGGATTAATAACGGTGTAGACGTAACAAAGTTGTTTAGGCCGTTCAAAG GCCTGGCAAAGTCTCAACTTACCCCTCAAAAGCAGGTCCCATACCTTGGTTTTGTCATTGATTCGGAACTACAGGCTTTTACTTTGATGCCCCTCAAAAAGGAAAAGTTTCTTCGTCTCGTCAAGGAGACGTTGCCTCGTGACACCTTAGATCTATTAACTCTGCAAAGGCTCAGCGGAAAATGCATGTCTCTGAGCTTGGCAGTTCCGGGTGCAAGGCTTTATGTTAATGAAATTAACCTAGCTGTGTCTCGCGCTACTCGCTCTTCGCGACCTGTAAAGATGTCTCCGGCCCTGAGGAATGAGATTGAGCACTGGCTCTTCCTTGAGTCCTGGGACGGGTTTCTTCGTTGGCAATCTAAAAAGCACACACATGTCAGGCTGTTCTCCGACGCATCTCACTTCGCTTGGGGAGGTGCGTTGAGCCCGAATGCCATTAAGGCGAATGTCCGTGATCACTGGGACGCCTCAACAATACAAGCCGATATCGCCACTAAGGAGACCTTGGCATTAAATAACGTCCTTGAGTCATTCGCTGAAACCATCAAAAATTCATGGGTCGATACCTTTGTCGACAACATGGTTCTGATCCGTTCATGGAACCGACAGGGTTCTCGTTCTCAATCGATTTCAGGTGCTTTAAAGAAATTGTTCCACACTACCACAAAACTCAATATCGATTTGCACCTTACCTTTGTCCCTAGTTCCCAGAACCAGGCCGACTCCCCTTCGCGATGCCTTAGCCTGCAGGATGCCAAATTGTGCCCATCTCTATGGATGGTAGTACAAGAATTGTATGGCGGCCAAAATGGACATTCTTTAGACCTTATGGCACGCCCCTCAAACGCCCAATATGACTTATCGGGTGCTAAGTTGCCGTTTTTCTCTGAGAACCTTCTCCCGGGATCTCTGGGAGTCAACATGTTCGCACAGTCTCCTGACCTGTACCATCTCTCTGTATTTAAGAACCCATACGTCTTCCCACCCATCTGCCTGATACTTCATGATATCAAGTATATGAGAAGCCTACGACTGTCATACACCATCGTAGTACCCGACGTGTGCCCAAGGCGTTTTTGGTGGCCCTTATTAGCATCCTCATGTTCTTCGCGATACCTCTTAGCTGTTGCTGGAACTGTTGGGGCTCTCCTCACGCCGTCTAAGAATGGATTTTCAAACAATTGGCCTATCCCTTGGGATTTCTGGGTGTTCCGCCTCTGA
- the LOC138054004 gene encoding putative leucine-rich repeat-containing protein DDB_G0281931, with amino-acid sequence MWRGIEKDDSEFIDISDKSAFLRGPLREVFLQAGFANYYDESGYKLLPCPPGTFVDISDTRPRCKDCPAGGYYSDTAAFVSDSCQRCPIGTFVHKNKAPGKSALDCSACPQGTDTKSFAGFRACYCLKGFFRRHMFADCESCEQQDGLECENDAVSLQPGYWWKWENDANKELYKSFSDLLQGNYSVGNQSIIEYRYPLPQAHKCPRPESCLGGIHATCFDGYEGPLCEVCSPGYYKQLKTCKECPSKAWMIAQLSVIAAVTIIITAVVVWRSRKEAKNKQDRSLPDIILGRLKIVIGFYQVTFGVLEAFAYIKWPDSLALIGKYSEMLQLNIFQIAPIHCLFPDLKVNAFGRLFAVLGINAAVVILAFISYGIRKVLLSKKIFPSQVEKEKNISETKELVYRTVFFFLYITYLSTCSKTANVLPQACQTLCLDEKRKKCDTFLKVDFNVKCSSQEFRRSVIVAYCSILYIMFLPMAVLVVLWRHQRSSKKHDDGGDDESTHSNHSIPEIVTGLHFLFANYNSHSWYWELVETARKVTLTSSIILIGGESRAYVGLACVMSGLYGMFFAYKRPIADPFENSLMVSSLAVTFVNLGIGAVSRIPAEGAQSLVDSYMDHIMFKALVFGANFLVIGILVVQYVRYFCCFIKEWRKNPHCSLSCCLALLLPLNDLQNEIRGMTGKNLLKQQVQSGKLNAPSVSSTLKESGAVSFELATIHEQPKESGESRSVNFGFEESDNGGLEEKGADQVKFDTRDSVFQTV; translated from the exons GTGGTTATTACTCCGACACTGCGGCTTTTGTCAGCGACAGTTGCCAGAGGTGTCCAATTGGCACGTTTGTTCACAAAAATAAGGCACCTGGAAAAAGTGCTCTTGACTGCAGCGCTTGTCCTCAAG GGACAGATACAAAGTCGTTTGCTGGATTTCGAGCATGTTACTGTCTGAAAGGATTTTTTCGAAGGCACATGTTTGCagactgcgagtcatgcgaacAACAAGACGGATTGGAATGCGAAAATGATGCCGTTAGTCTTCAGCCAGGTTACTGGTGGAAATGGGAGAACGATGcaaacaaagaactttacaaatCCTTCAGCGACTTGTTACAGGGGAATTATTCTGTTGGAAACCAATCCATTATCGAGTACCGATACCCTCTTCCTCAAGCCCATAAATGTCCAAGACCGGAATCATGTCTGGGAGGTATACACGCCACATGCTTTGATGGATATGAAGGACCATtgtgtgaagtgtgtagtcctGGATATTACAAACAGTTGAAGACATGTAAAGAGTGCCCCTCAAAAGCATGGATGATAGCACAGCTTTCCGTCATAGCAGCAGTAACCATTATAATCACTGCGGTTGTGGTTTGGAGAAGCAGGAAAGAAGCCAAGAACAAGCAAGACCGCTCCTTACCTGATATAATTCTTGGAAGACTAAAAATTGTTATCGGTTTCTACCAGGTAACATTTGGAGTTCTCGAGGCATTTGCATACATCAAATGGCCAGACTCTCTCGCGCTTATTGGAAAATATTCCGAGATGTTACAGCTAAATATTTTCCAGATTGCTCCTATCCACTGTCTCTTTCCAGATCTAAAAGTCAATGCTTTTGGAAGATTGTTTGCTGTGCTCGGTATCAATGCTGCAGTCGTTATTTTAGCATTCATTAGTTATGGCATTAGGAAGGTATTATTAAGCAAAAAGATCTTCCCGAGCCAAGTGGAAAAAGAGAAGAATATTTCCGAAACAAAGGAGCTGGTCTAcagaacagttttttttttcctttacataACCTATCTAAGCACCTGCTCCAAGACAGCAAATGTTCTTCCCCAAGCTTGTCAAACACTATGTCTCGACGAAAAACGTAAAAAGTGCGATACGTTTCTAAAAGTTGACTTTAATGTCAAGTGTTCCAGCCAAGAATTCCGACGATCTGTGATTGTTGCATATTGCAGTATTTTGTACATCATGTTTTTACCTATGGCTGTCTTGGTGGTTCTGTGGAGGCACCAAAGGTCTTCGAAGAAACATGACGACGGAGGTGACGATGAATCTACCCATTCCAACCATTCAATTCCAGAAATTGTCACAGGATTACACTTTTTATTCGCAAATTACAACAGTCACTCATGGTATTGGGAACTTGTTGAAACAGCTCGAAAGGTGACATTAACTTCCAGCATTATCCTGATAGGAGGTGAGAGCAGAGCCTATGTTGGGTTAGCATGTGTTATGTCAGGTCTCTATGGTATGTTCTTTGCGTACAAGCGGCCAATAGCGGATCCATTTGAGAACAGCCTGATGGTTTCTTCCCTTGCCGTCACATTCGTCAACCTCGGAATAGGTGCTGTGAGCAGAATACCAGCAGAGGGCGCACAATCCTTGGTGGACTCATATATGGACCATATCATGTTCAAAGCATTGGTATTTGGAGCAAATTTTTTGGTAATTGGAATTCTTGTGG tcCAGTACGTGAGGTATTTTTGCTGCTTTATCAAAGAGTGGCGTAAAAATCCACATTGTTCTCTTTCGTGTTGTTTGGCGTTACTTTTGCCTCTTAATGACCTCCAGAACGAAATAAGAGGAATGACAGGGAAAAATTTGCTGAAACAACAAGTGCAAAGTGGTAAGCTTAACGCGCCATCAGTATCTAGCACGttaaaggagagtggagcagtaagctttgaacttgctacgaTTCATGAGCAGCCGAAAGAGTCAGGTGAatctcgatcagtcaactttggctttgaagaaagcgacaacggtggccttgaagaaaAAGGTGCTGACCAAGTCAAATTTGACACAAGGGATTCTGTTTTTCAGACTGTTTAA